TACAATTTGGTCAGTCACAATAGTCCCGCCCTAGAGtgttatggtctgtttgactgtaaatggaccataatttactaaatgaacatcatggtgtattgaagaagacttgacaCTGGAGATTGAGACCACAAACTCATGTTTTCATATAGGACCAGAAGAgttgccccctggtggacagcaGAAAGAATGAAATACATATAACACACTTTGAAATTGGTTGGTTAAGGGCCAGGTTCTTTTTGGAAGTCAGTGTGTCACACTGTGAACATGTGTTGGTCTCCATATGAGCCCTACTGCGATGCTAGCGCCCTTCCCAAACCCTGACCCTAAAACCCCAGAGCCAAGTTCAAACGCCCTCACCCTCAAGGTTTAAAACTCCAAGCCAGGCAGAGGATGGTGGACAAGAACAAAGATCTGGATGGGAGCTTTAGTGCCCTCCACTGGACAGATGAAAGTTCaattttctcttcttcccttctcgGTCCACAGAAGTCCTTGTGAACTGTATGACCATCAGAAGTTAATGAAATCAGAAATATTTCattgatattttttaaatcacacacacacagacacacaattgtTGGAGTTTCCCTTTGGGTATTTTTAAAGCTGGATTTTACCAGCTTTTCAAGTCTAAACTAGGTGGTGGGGACATTTATGGTGacattcttttcaaaaaagattgacatttttactttttgaagATTTAACTGAAtagtttgcctttttttcaaaataatttgatAAGATGAGATTTTGCCCATATTTCTTCTACCTACATATTGATCTATCTACTGATATATGAACTAATATTgacatttaatttagtttaatttttCAATCTTGACACCAAATATTTTGACTGTGTATTTAAAAGCAATACATAATTTTTATGGAGGTAATAAGAGAGCTTTAAAATGCACGCTTGAAACATTGAGTATATGGACAGAAATACGCATTGCTTTCTGATCCATATAGCTGGTGCTTCGATGATCCATCCCTCTCGGAGGTCACTTTACTGCTCGCCCAGCTAGGGATGGCCAACGCAAAGGCTCAAATCCCTGAGAATGTGTAAaaattgtatgtatttctattgaATTCGTCGAAAGCTTTCCAGGTTCCAGGATATAAAACACCCACAGTAGACTCTCCAACTACAACTAAAGCAATGTACCAATTATTGCAAAACTGGAAATTCTGAATGTTTTTACAGTTGTacaccaccagagatcagtgttgtatcatctatctatctacagtGGGTACGGAAAGAATTCAGACCCCTTTCAATTTCtcactctttgtttcattgcagccatttgctaaaatcaaaaaagttcattttatttctcattaatgtacaCTCAGCACCCTATCTTGACAGAAAAGTCAAGtgcaaatttattaaaaaagaaaacctgaaatatcacatggTCATAAGTATTCAGACCTTTTGCTCAGTATTGAGTGGAAGCACCCTTTTGAGCTCGTACAGCCAGAAGTCTTCTTGGGAATGATTTGGGGATCCTCTGCCATTCTTCCTTGCAGATCCTCTCCAGTGCCGTCAGGTTGGATGGTGAACGTTGGTGGACAGCAATTTTCAGGTCTCTCCAGAGATGCTCAATCGGGTTTAGGTCAGCGCTCTGGCTGGGACGGTCAAGAATGGTCACAGAGTTGttccgaagccactcctttgttattttAGCTGTGTGCTTAGGGTCATTGTCTCGTTGCAAGGTGAACCCTCGGCCCAGTCTGAGGTCCTGAGCACTCTGGATGAGGTTTTCTTCCTGGTGATCTCTGTACTTGGCCACATTCATCTTTCCTTCGATTGCAACCAGTCATCCTGTCACATGCAGCTGAAAAACACCCCATAGcacgatgctgccaccaccacgTTTCACTGTTGGGGTTGTATTGGCAGGTGATGTGGAACTTTCTCCCATCTCCCTACTGCATCTCTGGAGCTCAGCCAGGGATCTTTGGGTTCTTCGTTACCTCTCTCACCAAGGCTCTTATCCCACAATTGCTCAGTTTGGCTGGACGGTCAGATCTTGGAAAAGTTCCGGTCAacccaaacttcttccatttatGGAttatggaggccactgtgctcttAGGAACCTTGACTGCTGCAGAAATTCTTTTATAATCGTGGCCAGATCTCTGCTGTGCCACAATTCTGTCTCTGCGCTCCTTGGGCAGTTCCTTCCACCTCCTGATTCTCATTTGCTCTGACGTTCGTTGTGAGGTCTTGTATAGACAGGTGTGTCCCTTTCCTAATCAAGTCCAATCAGTTTAATTACACACAGCAGGACTCCAATGAAGGAGTAGAACCATCTCAAGGAGAATCAGAAGaaacggacaccatgtgagttCAATATGAGAGTCACAGCAAAGGGTCTGAATACTTATCACCATGCgatatttcagtttttctttttcaatacatttgcaaaaatgtctacatttcagtttttttctgtcaagacGGGGTGCTGAGTGCACACTAATGAGAAGTAAAATGAACTCTTTTGATTTGAAcaaatggctgcaatgaaacGAACGAAAGAGTGAAATATCTATTCATCAATCTCTCCATCTCTACctttctatccatccatccattacaGGATAAATATCTGATATCTGACGTAGTTAAATcaccttttgttatttttgtttttcttttttatagacGTTCATTTTCACAGACGTGGAGGATGAGGAGTTACAGTCAAACGGTGAGCAGCTTTATTTACCTCAATTATAGATTTAGATCAAAAGTATGTGGCCACTCGgtgatgtttctctctctctctctcttagatTGAATGatcactcctttttttcttgttctcattttatttgttttggaaaaaagtACATCGTGAATGTTGACAGTATAATAATGTGTGAAACCTttgacacagaaaaaacaatctccctctgtctccaggTTACAACATGGTGGTGACGGGCTGCCAGTCAGATCACAGTCAGCAGGCTCTTTCCTGCAAGATGTCCGCCGAGTACGACGGCTTCATGGCCTCGAACCACCGGTGAGACATCCGTCTGTCGTCCCCTAACACGCTGGATTCAAAAGGTTCCAGCAGAGCTTACAAACTTTGATGGTCCCCGCTGAGGATTTACTGCCATCAATTTATTACCTTTACACttcattgtttttgtattgtaaACATGTTGCATGTGTATTATTTCCCAGCAGCAATCTctcaatcaaacacacacaaaggggaaaagcaagatacaaacacacaggatgcagaaaaaaaacggcAGCTGACCCACAACACCAAAGGGGTCTTCTCACGTCCTCTTCACCTCTAGGTGGCATTATTATGGCTCCCCAAAGGCCGGGTCGCTGCTCCCTCAATGGCAAACAGGTCGGAGGTCACCAGCACCTCGAGCCATGCTCACAGTTAAAAGTTATCCATTAATGAGTAAAAAGaaactaaaaacaaactaaaatgttaaattataaACTTGCCAAGTGGTCTCTAGAAGTAAACTGTGGAACTGATGTGTTCTGACAGCCTCTCACCTACGGTTCTGTGACACATCAACAGTAATGACAGCAATGTTGCTCATTTGCATAGTAACATGAAAAGACCAGCTCCTCCAAACATTTAGGAATTTAGCTGTTCAGTGACATGTATGTTTGGATGACCAATTAATCGTTGGgggatttataaaaaaaaaaaagaagaaatttcAGGCCTCCCTTTGGTTCTTCCTCCAGATGCACTTCATTCTGCGACCACGACTAGTTTACTTTCCTACCTTCCCTGTCAATGTGTGTCTCGATATGAATGTGGCCGGGTCTGCAGACCCCCTTGTGGGGGGGGATCAGGGGGCACTATGTCCCCATCCGCAAGGCAAAGGTGAAGGAAAAGGGACACAGTGAGGAGAACGGCCCTTCATCTCTGGGTCCTTGAAGGAGGTCGCTGGGTCTGTGGATTTGATACCTGTGCTCGCCCTGTGGTGCCAGTGAGGAGCCCATGGAGCTCACAGTCATCGCCATGACGTGTTGTGAGGGCCTCTTTCCCCGTGTTgatgattttgttatttatgtgGACATAATTATGTGGCatctcctctgggtcctcaggtGGTTTTGTCATGTGGACGATGATAACTACGTGAACGCGGAGgccctcctcgccctcctctcaACCTTCCCCCAGGACGCCGACATCTACGTGGGCAAACCCAGTCTGGACAAGCCCATCACTGCTCACGAGCTGCTGGAGGGCAACGCCACGGTACGCTTACCTGAGTGTTTACAGATTCAACGGAAGGATCgcttagagggggggggggggggggggggcgcgccccGCGGCATCAAGGGAACAGAGCTCTAGAACACCTCCGCCGGGGGGGTTTGTGTGGTGGAGGGTCTTTTGTGGTGGAAGGTCTTTTGCATGAACTGATCATATGTCTGctgtttcagcaccacggacagcaccaCGTTTGCTCATTTCACTATGAAATCACTTGCTGCTGACGTGTACCAGATGCCTCAATGTTTCCCCAGAGCTGTTTCCCCAGGATTGGAAAAGCCTCCCCACTAAAACGCCTTCCAAACAGAGGGAGAATTTAATTGATGTTGACCGTTCGCTCTGGGAGGCGAGCTGACCCCTCTGAGATACATTACCTTCTTAAACCGGACAGATTGATGTCCTTCTGTCCTGCTTCCGGATTCTTCACCTCCTGTTTTCCATCTTGAATCCCTTCCTAGTTTCCTTGCTGTTTCTTTGCACCGATTATTTATTCCTTCTTCCCCACGTGGACGGACCTGCTGTGTGATTCACTCCCTGGTTCTCGCGAAGGCTTCGCCTGCTACTTCTTCTACCCTTTGCTCTCGGCTTCGTTTGCATTCTTTTGTCCTTCCATCTGTCTTGGTttcctttcttccctttttcgaTGTTGCACTGTGGGAATATTCCAAACTAAAGTTACTGTACAAGTTAACTTCTGCCATTTTAATCATCTAACTTATTGGAGGTTTCTGAAGCATTTTTATCCGCCGCTCGGATGTTTCTCAAGAAATAGTCTTCTGTTTCTAAAAGAAAATTTGAAAGGTTTGCAGGTCACGTCAACTGCAAGAAAAATCCATGTTTTACTCTCCTAGTTGAATAATTTTATTGCTAATTTCCGCCAACTGGAGAAACTGAGCTTtaattaaaatgacatttttaactCCCCAAACAGATAGCGCCATAGTCCAGTGTGTCTGTCGTTTAAGTAGAGGTTATCTCAGGTGAATGGCTGCTAAAGGGACAAAGGGACAAAAAAAGAGGCCAACTTTGTGAAAAGAAGGAAATctcatttgttttccttgttttatCCGGCCGTGGTTCATTCCTTCATTCCTTCTTGTCATTTTGATGCTCTGGGGCTCCAACGAGGACACTAATGATCTGGAAAACAAAGCTGATGTCTCTTTTTATTGGTTTTGTGACAAAAAGCAGCCCGGCCACGTTAACCACTGCCATTCAAAATCAATACGGTCCAAATCAATACTTACAGTTTCTACTCTCATCAATGCTTATGGGacacgaggagaggaggagagatgatggatgatgaacagatggagagatggatggaggactATGGCTGGATGCATGGAGGTTGGAgcacgatggatggatggactgatAGATGGAAAATGATGGAgggataaatggatggatggttaaGATGAATGAAGGATGcttgatggagggatggatggacgcAGGATAGAGGATGACGGATGGAAAGATGGATggaagaaggatggaggatgatggatggaaagatggatggatgatggatggacaCAGCTATTCACAGGTGTAACTATCATTAGAGCCAACAGGAAATGAAGAGTATGAAAGAAAATGGAGAACACAGGAAGGAATACAAAAGAAAGATGCACTGGAATGAAAAGTACACAAAAGGAATCGAACGCAGGAGGATGAACGGGAAAGTGCAAACATGGGTCATCAAATACATTGAAGAAGCCAACAAACACGTAGCATCAGCTGGAGAAATGAGCCGAGGCCGCGGATACAGACGTGTACTTCATATCAGGGGGTTTGGAAAGGACCGAACGATCAATACGAGTCTGAAGGGAAACCAGATAGGAGAGAAAAAGTGTTATTCAGGGTCAGCGAGTGACGCACTCCTTcccttcttttgttgtttcagaTTTCATCCTTCCGATACCATCGGAAAAATAACCAGAACAAAAAACCCTGAAAACCGCGTTGAATGAGCCTCCCTTTGTTCCTACATTAAGCTTCCTTGCATACAGATGTACGAGATTCCATTGTACAGATCAATTATCCAAGATAACGTGTTTTTAACTGTTCTATTCTGCACGCCGACTTCTTTGATTCCTCTTCGCTTGCATCCGTCATGGTTCATGTTTCACAGAGGAGAAGAACTAAAACCGTAAAACACTATTGAATGATCAGCGAGCGGCTCGGTGTAGCTCAGTATgtacatacaatatatatatatatatatatactgtgtacTGTATGTACATATCAAGCTATATATGTATGACATCGGTGGTGTATTTGTCAAATATCTGTGGTTTGTCTCTCAGAGGGAAGTGCGGTTCTGGTTCGCCACGGGCGGAGCCGGGTTCTGTCTGAGCCGGCGGCTGGCGGAGAAGATGGCTCCGTGGGCCAGGTACGTACCCAGTGCAGGTTACCCCGTCTCACCCCGTCAGCTGCTATCAGACATTACTTTAGTTTTTGCTTCCTATTGTTTACTCGCCACGCCGTGACGAACCAGGGAGATTAAAGGCCACAATGACCCCACCTTTGGGGCTGTGAAGGGACGGTTCTAACACAGGAAGAAGTCAATGTGGAATTATTTGTCCCAAAACTGCTGTCCTTAAATGGCTGAAAACCACCATGTTTAAGTTTAATTAGAAAAATCGTTATGCATGAACGAAGATTATCATACAAACCAATGTTGACTTCAGCCAGGTAATCCGTCCCAGTCAACACAGTTGCCTTCGTTTGGCATTTGAGATCCTTAAATAAATGACGTACAATAAGATATAATTAGATTACAACGGCCTCTTGCTGTAGGTGAACACTTAAAATCCTGGTTCCATAGAAACACCTGAACGCGCCGACATTTTCCAAACAGCCTCTTTCGCcagtagaaaaacaaacacatcaacGTCCACAGTGATGAATCGCCGACCTAAAGTCAGTTTGTATTCAACCAGCTGAGACCCCCGCGGGGCTGCAAGGCGGGGAGAGCTCACGGCGCTCTGGAGTAGGTCAGCAGTAAAGTACACGCAATAAGTGGTTAATGGGCCGAAACATGCAGAACCTGCAGCATCGGCCTTTCAGTTCAAGTGTTTAGAGGTTTGTAATTGTCTCCCCTCATAACCAGAAAGGTGATGTGATGCAAACCTGACTTCAACCTGCATCTTGTAAGTCTAAAGGAaggtgtgtatgcgtgtgtgtgtgtgtgcgtgtgtgcgggtTCCAGCGGGCCGCGGTTCGAGAGGACGTCGGCGACCATCCGTCTCCCTGACGACTGCACGGTGGGCTTCATCGTGGAGAAGAGGCTGGGCATCTCCATGGTCCACTGCCCTCTGTTCCACTCCCACCTGGAGAACCTGCTGCTCGTCAGCCGCCGAAGCATCCTGCACCaggtagcccccccctccctaaccccctcccccccccaacacacacacatgtgtcttattacctgtgtgtgcttgtgtccgCTGCAGGTGACTCTGAGCTATGGGATGTTTGAGAACAAGATGAACAGCATCGAGGTGAAAGGAGGCTTTTCTAAAGCGGACGACCCCTCCAGGTTTGTAACCCCCCCAGACCCCCATCGGCTGGAACCTTCTGCTGGTTTCCTGTGCATGGTATCGATCCTCCTCttagaagaccccccccccaacagctcTGACCCGACCCTCCAGCTCCAGTTCACCACCTTCTCGGTTCACTCAGAGATCAAAGCTATTTGATGTAACACAACTGTGTCCTGGGAACAATGTGAGCTGCTTTCACCCCCCCGCTGAGCTCAGAGGTTCAACAGAAGGAACGCAAATATCCTCATGAAAATGGGGGGGCGCAGGGGGGTCCATCGGCTCCAGGTGGTGCTAAACACTTTCCGTCCAGGAGCAAATGTTTCCCACGCATTTGCATCTCAGACAGaacaataatactaataatacgaGATGTTTTACAATCCAGGCTTCGTCCATtacccctccagccccccccccccccccccccgccgaggtTTGGACgtttcagacaaacaaacagagtcTCCTTGCCGAAGGACATCATGGACCCCAAAATCATCCCAGCGTTACGGCGTCCTCTGTGACATCTTCAGTCCAAGCTGCTTAAGCTTTAACATCAGAGTCCACCGGCTGCTGTTAGAGGACAAACAAAGTCATAGAGACACTCAACGTCTCCCTTCGAAGTCCCTCTTAAACGTCCCTCTTCAACGTCCGTCTTCAACGTCCCTCTTAAACGTCCCTCTGCAACGTTCCTCTTAAACGTGAGGAGCCACGGTTGACTGTGCGTATTGTTGTATaacataataatttaatataataaaataatattatattatataatatgtcATATAAGGACGGACATGATGCTGCTTTAGTTGAAGTGTCGTCGAGGCTTCAGAGGCTCTGACTCACGTAGTTTCCCCTTTAAATGTCAGAGagggtcaccccccccccccccccccccccactttacACCACAACATTggacatttcatttgaatattaataCCTTAAAACAAAGTGGACATTGCATGACATCATCTGGAACAACCACGCTGAAAGTCAAAGCCGATTCTTCTTCCTCTAAGTTGCTTTTAACCTCTCGTGTCCTTTGCAGGTTTAAGACGGTCCACTGCTTGCTGTATCCCTTCACCAGCTGGTGTCCTTGAACTCATAGAAGACCTCCGCCCGGGTGGAGTACTTCACCTGTGTGTTGTCTCCTCCAGGAGAGAGCAGATGGATGTCGGTCAGAGACGTACGGCAGGCGGTTTCCTCTGCCTGCTCACGAGAGATGAAAGTGaggttcttctcttcttccccgGACAGACGACAAGCAGACAAGACAGTGCAGCGCTTATGGTTTTCACAGGAATTTCAACAAAAATCAAAGGAATCTTTGTAAATTGCACAGACAATTTTCCACGGACCTTGACTCTGATATATATTTGGTCTGTTGGCATCCAGGACTTTAACGTAGCGTCCCTCAGTCGTGCATGAAGGTCCCACGCCTTCCTAGTGGATTCCTATTGCTCCTCCTGCGGCTCCCTTTCAGCTGACCGATGTTAGCAGCGTTAGCCGCTAGCTGCCCGGCGGCAGCCGTCGCCATGTTGGGAGCCGTATGGAGTCAATCGATGGTGCACGCAGCACGAGGTCGCCGCCGTCGCCTGATTTACCTCCAGGTTGAAGTTGCcaaatttatttcagttttctttgatttgttgtttttggcctcgtgtgtgtgtgtgtttttatgaagGGGACGGTGTCCTTGTGCCGATGGAGTCTGCACACAATAAACAATTCTGACCTGCATCTCCCTCCTCATCCAAGCCTCCTGtcctcccgccctccctccctccctttttctccctccctccctccccctccaaccCTCCGTCCGCCCCGAGGCGCTTCACCCGGAGAGTAAAATGAGCCGAGCCTCAGTTGCATTTATTCATCACCtcgaaataaaacaaacacaaaccactgaagaagatCACAGCTGACGTTGCTgaaacctgcccccccccacatctccctcctctccccctctccccccctccaacaATTAAGTACGCTTGTGTGTCACACTGAAGGTGATGAGATCCATGAGAAAGCTGCTCCTCCCCACGGAGACCAGAACCAGCTCTCATTAGCAGGCGTGAGGAGAAACCCGGAGCACGAGGGCCGGAATACAAATCTCACAAGGACCCGTCACACCGCGCCGGCCGGTTTGCCGTCACGTCAATACACACCGGTGGTTACAGAAAGGCCCCTCGGTGGTCCTCACCCTGAGATAAGGGGAAAGGAATCGGATGTTTAGGTGATGCGTGTGTAACAGATCGAAATGACCAATGAAGATTTGTTGCACGTGGGTGTGGAGCATTTGGAggatgtgttttcattcaaagcGCTGCGTATCAATGCGCAGTAAAGATTCAAGGATATTAATCTAGCAAAAGACGCAATCTTCCACGTTGCACCTTTAACAACTTGAAGAACCTTTCATATTCACAGAGTTTGTGCATCTTCAATATTTATTTGCTCTTCGTGTCCAAGTGTGTGAAAATCAAGTTCCGGCGTTGAACCGATTTATGACCTCGGCCATAAACGGGACTGACggggagcagaggagcgttGGGCTGTCGGAGCATCGCggtccctcgtctcctccctccatcgGACAGCCGGGCAGGAGAACGGgcggatggagagggaggtgtgCTTCAGTCATTTCACTGAATTACCATTTGACGCATCATGAAGTCACAGTCAGTTCCACGTCATCAAGCGGGACAGCGGGACACCCTTTACATTTAAACCAGAGCCGTAAACAGAACTTCTGAAAGCATCAAATACGTAACGGCTTTTCGAGAGAGATTCTTCCAGTTTCATTCACTCGGTCACCTCTGCGTTCCATCCCGTCCACGGAAGGGAACGTCAAATACTGGCATCAATGGAAATACGTGATCTGTATCTGGCTTCCACTGCCTGCACGTCTGCCGCCGGCCAACCCATTTATTCTTTGGTTTTTGTTTCCTCGGCTCTCCTGCTCTTTAAAGGCCCTTATTTctgcttttgtatttttcctcTCCTGCATGTGCTGAACGTAATGCAAAGACGTCAGGCTGCTGTGcgctctgagtgtgtgtctgtgtgtgtgtctgtgtgtgacacaGACATGAactgtcacactcacctgtgGATCAGCGGTGTGTGTTGCAGCCTGAGAGGCCCGTTGGCGGGTTTCGTTACTGTTAAACAGAACTAACTGAAGCTACTATCAAAGAGAGAGTGGACCCGTCCTCCCTGTGAGAGCTTCCATCCAGACACAAAGCTCGAGCCTTTAATCGCCACATGAGGGCTTCAATGCAGACGAGGTGGGGTTTCCCCTTTGGACCCTCTTTCCGGATCACATTTGGGCCTCTGTTGGATACAAGTCCCTGTTTGATACGAGTCCCTCTGTTTGATACGAGTCCCTCTGTTTGCTACGAGTCCCTGTTTGATACGAGTCCCTGTTTGATACGAGTCACTCTGTTTGATACGAGTCACTCCGTTTGATACGAGTCCCTCTGTTTGATACGAGTCCCTGTTTGATACGAGTCACTCTGTTTGATACGAGTCACTCCGTTTGATACGAGTCACTCCGTTTGATACGAGTCCCTCTGTTTGATACGAGTCCCTCTGTTTGATACGAGTCACTCCGTTTGATACGAGTCCCTGTTTGATACGAGTCACTCTGTTTGATACGAGTCACTCTGTTTGATACGAGTCACTCCGTTTGATACGAGTCCCTCTGTTTGATACGAGTCCCTCTGTTTGATACGAGTCACTCTGTTTGATACGAGTCCCTCTGTTTGATACGAGTCACTCTGTTTGATACGAGCCACTCTGTTTGATACGAGTCCCTGTTTGATACGAGTCACTCTGTTTGATACGAGTCATTCCGTTTGATACGAGTCCCTGTTTGATACGAGTCCCTCTGTTTGATACGAGTCATTCCGTTTGATACGAGTCCCTGTTTGATACGAGTCACTCTGTTTGATACGAGTCACTCTGTTTGATACGAGTCCCTGTTTGATACGAGTCACTCTGTTTGATACTAGTCCCTGTTTGATACGAGTCACTCTGTTTGATACGAGTCACTCTGTTTGATACGAGTCCCTCCGTTTGATACGAGTCACTAGTTGTTGGAGCCCATGTGGAGCTTTTCGAGGCCTTTTGCAATGCGACAACTATTGATGGGAGGCAGAGAGACCTCACGAGAGGAGGAACAGACTGGGGGTGAAGGTGGAATTCGGGAATAAAGGTTCAGTTGGGAAATGGAAAAGTCCCACAGACAGGTGGCGAGGAAGAGCTGGgagcaaaccccccccacccccccccattttTATGAAAACACCGCAGAGCAGGAAACTCATTAATGTTGACGGCACCGAGCGTTCCGCCGACAGCCACCGAGAGGCAGCCGCCTGCCAACAAACGGCCGCTAACGAAGGGAAGGGCGGATCGGGGGGAccagagcctcctcctcctcctcctcctcctcctcggcgacTTCCTGTGTGATCGATGTGAGCGATTTGAAAGAATCCATCCGACGGCCGTGTTGGAAA
The sequence above is a segment of the Gasterosteus aculeatus chromosome 9, fGasAcu3.hap1.1, whole genome shotgun sequence genome. Coding sequences within it:
- the mfng gene encoding beta-1,3-N-acetylglucosaminyltransferase manic fringe, whose protein sequence is MRRRSIRRKLPVLIVAFFFILYVDFQLSTSSHPKVSVAPAKGPPRDPAPSRGPPPSEGAPRAAALTLEDVYVAVKTTGRFHRTRLALLLATWISRIKAHTFIFTDVEDEELQSNGYNMVVTGCQSDHSQQALSCKMSAEYDGFMASNHRWFCHVDDDNYVNAEALLALLSTFPQDADIYVGKPSLDKPITAHELLEGNATREVRFWFATGGAGFCLSRRLAEKMAPWASGPRFERTSATIRLPDDCTVGFIVEKRLGISMVHCPLFHSHLENLLLVSRRSILHQVTLSYGMFENKMNSIEVKGGFSKADDPSRFKTVHCLLYPFTSWCP